In Chryseobacterium gleum, a single genomic region encodes these proteins:
- a CDS encoding RagB/SusD family nutrient uptake outer membrane protein translates to MKKIKYISFAIIGFLSLASCESDLDTAPTDQANSVEVFKTAESAETVVNGTWAKFNNDGTTYANIGYSTVLRASDAMGSDVAVLTNKYGFASTYAFTEMVNNTASRPLFIWSLLYSTINNMNNVITRIDGTEGSQEKKDQVKGQAKALRAFCYLNLASFYQFSYLKDKSALTAPIYTEPSTTSTVGKKRASLEEIYTLIKSDLTDADNLLKNYTRNNKDKINRSVVNGLLARTYLNTGEWSKAAASAKIAREGFPLMDPEKYKEGFNDINNVEWIWGHAQTQEQSDESYAFHYLDVSSSGSYYYSFMADPYFKDLFDTNDIRYQLFSWDGQKGREGLLRYAKFKFKPTLIADIVYMRAAEMYLIEAEAEARSGNVSQAVTVLNQLKSARNANIYSGSLSQNAVVDAVLIERRKELFGEGFSLSDIIRTQGTVIRKPFVDADGKPIKVQVTTPDGTVKTVDGKGHSVLDFPDKSAFVPNSNYYLFSIPQREFENNPNL, encoded by the coding sequence ATGAAAAAAATAAAATACATATCGTTTGCAATCATTGGATTTTTGTCACTGGCAAGCTGTGAAAGTGATCTGGACACTGCTCCGACTGATCAGGCTAACAGCGTAGAAGTTTTCAAAACCGCCGAAAGTGCTGAAACAGTTGTGAACGGTACCTGGGCAAAGTTTAATAATGACGGGACAACCTATGCCAATATCGGGTATTCCACTGTGTTAAGAGCCAGTGATGCGATGGGAAGTGATGTGGCAGTATTGACCAATAAATATGGTTTTGCTTCTACTTATGCTTTTACAGAAATGGTGAATAATACGGCTAGCCGGCCTTTGTTTATCTGGTCTCTGTTGTATTCCACCATCAATAATATGAACAATGTGATTACAAGAATTGATGGCACAGAAGGCAGCCAGGAGAAAAAAGATCAGGTGAAGGGACAGGCAAAAGCATTACGTGCTTTCTGTTATCTGAATCTGGCGAGCTTTTATCAGTTCAGCTATCTCAAAGACAAATCAGCTTTGACTGCGCCTATTTATACAGAACCTTCCACAACAAGCACGGTAGGGAAGAAAAGAGCAAGCCTTGAAGAAATCTATACATTGATTAAAAGTGATCTTACCGACGCCGATAATCTGTTGAAAAATTATACAAGAAATAATAAAGATAAAATCAACCGTTCTGTAGTGAATGGGCTTTTAGCAAGAACTTACCTGAATACGGGCGAGTGGAGTAAAGCTGCAGCATCAGCCAAAATTGCAAGAGAAGGTTTCCCGTTGATGGATCCGGAAAAGTATAAAGAAGGTTTCAATGATATCAACAATGTCGAGTGGATCTGGGGACATGCACAGACTCAGGAACAGTCTGATGAAAGTTATGCCTTCCATTATCTGGATGTATCTTCCTCAGGAAGTTATTATTACAGCTTTATGGCAGATCCTTATTTTAAAGACCTTTTTGATACCAATGACATCAGATACCAGTTGTTTTCATGGGACGGGCAGAAAGGAAGAGAAGGATTGCTGAGGTATGCCAAGTTTAAATTTAAACCTACCCTTATTGCAGATATTGTTTATATGAGAGCTGCAGAAATGTATCTGATCGAAGCTGAAGCTGAAGCAAGAAGCGGAAATGTTTCTCAGGCGGTAACCGTACTGAACCAGTTGAAATCTGCCAGAAATGCCAATATTTATTCTGGATCATTGTCACAGAATGCAGTAGTAGATGCAGTTTTGATTGAAAGAAGAAAAGAATTATTCGGAGAAGGATTCTCCCTTTCAGATATTATCAGAACACAGGGCACAGTAATAAGAAAGCCGTTTGTAGATGCTGACGGTAAACCGATAAAAGTTCAGGTAACTACACCGGATGGTACCGTGAAAACAGTAGACGGTAAAGGGCATTCTGTTCTTGATTTTCCGGATAAATCTGCTTTTGTACCGAACAGCAACTATTATTTATTCAGTATTCCACAGAGGGAATTTGAGAATAACCCGAATTTATGA
- a CDS encoding sel1 repeat family protein: MRKIIINSLLLIFIISCSNKNKKNIIENTDSTLMVKPDTAKIIIDTTSAFNRLQIEEYKKNVINKGDPDSFVKLIIHYGNLSDYKELYKYALIMANEYNSGDGYNMVFESIIAMNNNNEYYDITDFAKINEKAKSEALKYLEKGANLNDINCMSKLQEIYRNGIGIEKDVKKADELKKKIERL; encoded by the coding sequence ATGAGAAAAATAATAATCAATTCATTGCTTTTAATTTTCATAATTAGTTGTAGCAATAAGAATAAAAAAAATATTATAGAAAATACAGATTCAACATTAATGGTTAAACCCGATACAGCGAAAATCATAATAGATACAACTTCAGCATTTAATAGGCTTCAAATAGAAGAATATAAAAAAAATGTGATTAATAAAGGGGATCCTGATTCGTTTGTTAAGCTTATTATTCATTATGGCAATCTTTCTGATTATAAAGAATTATATAAATACGCCCTTATTATGGCAAACGAATATAATAGTGGGGATGGATATAATATGGTTTTTGAATCTATAATTGCAATGAATAACAATAATGAGTATTATGATATTACAGATTTCGCAAAAATTAATGAAAAGGCAAAGTCTGAGGCTTTAAAATATTTGGAAAAGGGAGCTAATTTAAATGATATTAATTGTATGTCCAAGCTTCAAGAGATTTATAGGAACGGAATTGGTATTGAGAAAGATGTTAAAAAAGCTGACGAGTTGAAGAAAAAAATAGAAAGATTATAG
- a CDS encoding RHS repeat-associated core domain-containing protein: MAEFSVKTLPNDKIMKLYYKKIQLFSSFILSLCSVLGFSQTILYQAESTSRTVQDPQTVVLAPGFRASSSSSNPFVAKIGPATENPGGGPTDSNAGATNPSGTTAPDGKSFHDTKGNIEVNGAGQLQFTLPIALPPGVKSVAPQVNLVYTSGSSNGIAGYSWNLSGVTTISRVGKNIEKDGEVKGIQLDYSDYYSFNGQRLILKSGEYGKDGAEYVTEKYSNIKIKSFGAITGQLWKGPEYWEVTFEDGTQAWYGAITSGNSTSITPVDYNIVKWKDINGNYITYNYSQEVSTNVSLISSIEWGGNEKITKPHFNKIEFNYFNERFLKETNYLNGVKFIQNKLLKEVIVKTNETQFKRYAITYADNGTSYQFVSKVTEYNSNDQFANPITIEYEPYQASNEETTKENNIANTNTKKYGDFDMDGITDYLEYIPTPGTAGSVQVGVINFRNSVYKDVPIMPLKYELNRFTSSEFAKAATITFKKDGYVKNKLGVVIPHKVATSDPKKPNYELLVYSIDVSGLNFKLEFSKLIPYNIYNPGGELSGGTECIETSQLSVNYLDSYDYDGDGISELMIGFGKRNRCTSPPLEPNSISSSSISPISETPSLLHPSINSSNVEYGSDILAEMESENSPNYIIPPDGGTVDNFTYYSSFIMDIDENTDVSNSIYKYDEGVSVNGSGDPNKDNHYIDLNGDGIQDIVQIKFDGTITGVYNFRKQTAGAYTKVNIGEFSGQKLEGISSGTLYGDFNGDNKVDALVPQANKSYNWNLFLSDGKKFNQSYINNFIYYSSGTEVLKETSHHVVESGGGCSYSDSRYFQYNVADLDADGKSDIIVSYIFLTNHEWNQHHDEEKTVLRTFVYSVNKTTTDNTANFAKAFYSSAGGDSAFLQSSPIQTNGDLNFYRVRDWRREYAQKVIPFGTLSLNKTNQQIISIGKPDDCSGVIGCPYNYVTQYGYSYTPSLARIKFIKQSDITTEVSYQELNSNVDANFYKPVKKELFPYFELEQIPLSFVVSQLKQEGRKQDFRYRGFLSHLQGKGMIGFRQSSRSSWYGDGFENTKIWSGIEMDPLNDGATIKEWSIRTNNENNIFPADISENNTQLLSFKSTIYQTDKLLNGQIVTGVIADTDKPKVITALVPKSTKSKDFLTGIITTGSITYGDYYLPKQSITNVSNGYAITTSTFDYSHNPSGVGADYYIGRLQSKIDAVQAYGDTKSAKEEYTYEHNLLKTQKTWNRDNTGYLLETYNYDGFGNITGKTTSNSVDSQTQTNSTLYDPKGRFVIQKTDNLGLETNIEYNDWGQIKKQTDPLGNTLINTYDTWGKLLTSKTNLGGTTTYEYKRDDNANITVIQYDSDGDISKKYTNKLGQEYKSSTKAFGQGQYVSQETQYDVLGRKIKESEPYFEGQSASGWNILAYDDSVFPAKITTTAYTGKQMETSVSGLTTTVKESNLADYGRITTKTTDALGNVISSTDKGGTIQFSYNAAGEQIKAQYAENIVTTKYDSWGRKSEFNDPSNGLYKYEYDCFGQPKKTISPKGTKEYTYNNLGQLISLKELSTADGGEATNKLISFSYDDKGRLISKAGTSKGKSFSSNISYDPQGRVLSSSENSNGKYFIQKGVTYDDKARVISYEKQLYSSGVLTKVQIENVYSAWNGELTQIKDKITGKSLWELKETNAKGQVVRAKLGASDINNTYNTATGFLTEIKHVSPVQGILNIRYTFDAIKNELKLRQTLGDFNIIESFDYDTNNRLINWTNPVTGIKPSSNRNIYDVKGRIMENDQVGTMKYENSAKIYQPTGMTLNAAGTQNYNNDLIQSIVYNENNDPVFIDGMKGDVAFQYGLTSMRQRVTYGGNFSIDGDGKFTKFYSEDGSYEIVRDNTTGKEKHILYIGGNPYESNIIYLKNYNETGGSYKFLHKDYIGSILAISDEAGNKLEQRHFDAWGNFTHLQIGSGAIITDKNIIDSTSLLVERGYTSHEHFAEVGIIHMNGRLYDPLLRRFLNADENIQDPYNTQNYNKYGYVFNNPLMFNDPSGEWIVESAFLSAVIIGAMVASFSYTIMTSISGQDWDLGGFFKSTLFGAASAAVTYGIGSVFVTSAGTATQIATELGKLGTILVQGTAHALAQGIISLVQGQGFESAFVSGLLGSYGASAFSAVAGKFASSAVGTIASGAILGGVGSELTGGNFWQGVAIGGFVAGFSHVMNRIDTGLDYADADSSSGRATNDNKGDVLNWFNEGDGGLYKVAQNDPGVPKGTIRIYAHGNAKGIQGADRYWIDTPEKFDRVLMERSPTWRNYRENGGAIKIELMSCNTGGKSNGIASRISKSFMFSTVMAPNNYYVAARNGSWSGVAGQYNLIKPGRWNYFVNGQNIRGIYDKYFYKK, encoded by the coding sequence ATGGCAGAATTTTCAGTAAAAACATTACCAAACGATAAGATCATGAAACTTTACTATAAGAAAATACAACTATTTTCATCATTCATACTGTCTTTATGTTCAGTATTGGGCTTTTCACAGACCATACTATATCAGGCAGAAAGTACCTCAAGAACGGTTCAGGATCCACAAACAGTGGTACTGGCACCGGGATTTCGTGCTTCTTCAAGTTCATCGAATCCATTCGTAGCTAAAATTGGCCCAGCTACAGAGAATCCGGGCGGTGGTCCCACAGATTCAAATGCGGGAGCAACTAATCCATCGGGAACGACAGCTCCAGATGGAAAGAGTTTTCATGATACCAAGGGTAATATTGAAGTTAACGGAGCCGGGCAATTACAATTTACTTTACCTATTGCTTTGCCTCCTGGGGTGAAAAGCGTAGCACCTCAGGTTAATTTAGTGTATACCAGCGGTTCTTCTAATGGGATTGCAGGATATTCTTGGAATCTTTCCGGGGTTACGACAATCTCAAGAGTTGGCAAGAATATTGAAAAGGATGGAGAGGTAAAAGGAATACAATTGGATTATTCTGATTATTATAGTTTTAATGGACAGCGATTGATATTAAAATCTGGAGAATATGGCAAAGACGGCGCAGAATATGTGACTGAGAAATATTCCAATATCAAGATAAAATCATTTGGAGCAATTACAGGGCAATTATGGAAAGGACCTGAATACTGGGAAGTCACTTTTGAAGACGGAACCCAAGCATGGTATGGAGCTATAACATCAGGGAACAGCACATCAATCACTCCTGTTGATTATAATATTGTAAAATGGAAAGATATAAATGGAAATTATATCACTTATAACTATTCTCAAGAAGTATCAACCAATGTTAGTTTAATCTCTTCTATAGAATGGGGAGGAAATGAAAAGATAACCAAGCCACATTTCAATAAAATTGAATTCAATTATTTTAATGAAAGATTTTTAAAAGAAACAAATTATTTAAACGGTGTTAAGTTTATACAAAATAAATTACTAAAAGAGGTTATTGTAAAAACTAATGAAACCCAATTTAAAAGATATGCAATTACCTATGCAGATAATGGAACAAGTTATCAGTTTGTAAGCAAAGTAACAGAATACAATTCCAATGATCAATTTGCCAATCCAATCACCATAGAATACGAACCTTATCAAGCAAGCAATGAGGAAACAACTAAAGAAAACAATATTGCAAATACAAATACAAAAAAATATGGTGATTTTGACATGGATGGTATTACTGACTATCTTGAATATATTCCTACCCCTGGAACTGCCGGCTCTGTGCAGGTAGGGGTTATTAACTTCAGGAATTCAGTATATAAAGATGTGCCAATTATGCCGTTAAAATATGAGCTTAATCGGTTTACATCAAGTGAATTTGCAAAAGCAGCAACTATAACTTTTAAGAAAGATGGCTATGTGAAAAATAAATTAGGTGTTGTAATACCACATAAAGTAGCAACTTCAGATCCTAAGAAACCCAACTATGAGCTTCTGGTATATTCAATAGACGTTTCTGGTCTAAATTTTAAACTAGAATTCTCAAAATTAATACCATATAATATATACAATCCTGGAGGAGAATTAAGTGGAGGCACTGAATGTATAGAAACATCACAACTAAGTGTAAACTATTTAGACAGCTATGATTATGATGGAGATGGTATTTCCGAACTAATGATAGGATTTGGCAAACGAAATCGTTGTACAAGCCCGCCACTAGAACCAAATTCCATTTCTAGCAGCAGTATAAGTCCCATCAGTGAAACACCATCTCTTCTGCATCCTTCCATTAATTCTTCAAATGTAGAATACGGAAGCGATATTCTTGCTGAAATGGAATCAGAAAATTCTCCCAATTATATTATCCCTCCCGATGGTGGCACTGTAGATAATTTCACATACTATTCATCATTTATTATGGATATTGATGAAAATACAGATGTTAGCAATAGTATTTACAAATATGATGAAGGAGTTAGTGTTAATGGTTCAGGAGACCCTAACAAAGACAACCACTATATTGATTTGAATGGAGATGGTATACAAGATATTGTACAAATAAAATTTGATGGTACTATTACCGGTGTCTATAATTTCCGTAAACAAACTGCTGGAGCTTATACGAAAGTAAATATTGGAGAATTTTCCGGACAGAAACTGGAAGGTATATCTTCCGGCACTCTATATGGTGACTTTAATGGAGACAATAAGGTAGATGCTTTAGTTCCTCAAGCTAATAAGTCCTATAACTGGAATTTATTTCTTTCGGATGGAAAGAAGTTTAATCAATCCTATATCAATAATTTCATTTACTATAGTTCCGGGACAGAAGTACTGAAGGAAACAAGTCACCATGTAGTGGAATCAGGAGGAGGTTGTTCATATTCAGATAGCAGATATTTTCAATATAATGTTGCAGACTTAGATGCAGATGGCAAATCAGATATTATTGTTAGTTACATATTTTTGACAAACCATGAATGGAATCAACACCATGATGAAGAAAAAACGGTTTTACGTACTTTTGTTTATTCAGTTAATAAGACAACAACGGATAATACTGCAAATTTTGCCAAAGCTTTCTATTCAAGCGCAGGAGGAGACAGTGCTTTTTTACAAAGTTCACCTATTCAAACCAATGGAGATTTAAATTTTTATAGAGTTAGGGATTGGAGGAGAGAATATGCCCAAAAAGTTATTCCCTTCGGAACATTAAGTTTAAATAAAACGAATCAGCAAATTATATCAATAGGAAAGCCTGATGACTGCTCAGGTGTAATAGGATGTCCTTACAATTATGTTACTCAATATGGATATTCATATACCCCTTCATTAGCAAGAATTAAATTTATTAAACAGAGTGATATTACAACTGAAGTTTCTTATCAAGAACTTAATTCTAATGTTGATGCAAACTTCTACAAGCCAGTAAAAAAAGAGTTGTTCCCTTATTTTGAATTAGAACAGATTCCATTATCTTTTGTTGTATCCCAGCTTAAACAAGAAGGTAGGAAGCAGGACTTCAGATACAGAGGATTCTTAAGCCATTTGCAAGGCAAAGGAATGATTGGCTTCCGTCAGTCTTCCCGTTCTTCATGGTATGGCGATGGTTTTGAAAATACTAAGATATGGTCAGGAATTGAAATGGATCCATTAAATGATGGCGCAACAATAAAAGAATGGAGCATCAGAACTAATAATGAAAACAATATCTTCCCGGCAGATATTTCAGAGAATAATACGCAGCTTTTAAGCTTTAAATCTACAATTTATCAGACCGATAAATTATTAAACGGACAAATCGTAACTGGGGTAATCGCTGATACCGACAAACCAAAGGTGATAACAGCTCTTGTTCCAAAAAGTACAAAAAGTAAAGATTTTTTAACAGGGATTATCACAACTGGAAGTATTACCTATGGGGATTATTATCTTCCGAAGCAAAGTATAACGAATGTTAGTAATGGTTATGCTATAACGACTTCTACTTTTGATTATAGTCATAACCCTTCAGGAGTTGGAGCAGATTATTATATAGGTCGCCTTCAATCTAAAATAGATGCAGTTCAAGCATATGGTGACACCAAATCAGCTAAGGAAGAATACACGTATGAACATAATCTTTTAAAAACACAGAAAACGTGGAATAGGGATAATACAGGATATTTGCTGGAAACTTATAATTATGATGGTTTTGGAAATATCACCGGAAAAACGACCAGCAATAGTGTAGATTCCCAAACCCAAACCAATAGCACTTTGTATGATCCCAAAGGTAGATTTGTAATACAAAAAACAGATAATTTAGGATTAGAAACTAATATTGAATACAATGATTGGGGACAAATAAAAAAACAAACCGATCCTTTAGGAAATACCCTTATCAATACTTATGATACTTGGGGAAAACTATTGACTTCTAAAACCAACTTAGGAGGAACAACCACTTATGAATATAAAAGAGACGATAATGCAAATATTACTGTTATTCAATACGACTCTGATGGAGATATTTCAAAGAAATATACCAATAAACTAGGACAGGAATACAAGTCTTCTACCAAAGCATTCGGACAAGGACAATATGTTTCCCAAGAGACTCAGTATGATGTTTTAGGAAGAAAAATTAAAGAATCAGAACCTTATTTTGAAGGGCAAAGTGCTTCGGGGTGGAATATTTTGGCTTACGATGATTCCGTATTCCCAGCAAAAATAACAACTACGGCATATACTGGAAAGCAAATGGAGACTTCGGTATCAGGTTTGACAACAACAGTAAAAGAATCAAACCTTGCTGATTATGGAAGAATAACAACCAAAACAACCGATGCCTTAGGAAATGTAATTTCTTCAACAGATAAAGGCGGAACGATACAATTTTCTTACAATGCAGCCGGAGAACAGATTAAAGCTCAGTATGCAGAAAATATTGTCACCACAAAATATGATTCTTGGGGAAGAAAATCAGAGTTCAATGATCCTTCCAACGGATTATATAAATATGAATATGATTGTTTCGGACAACCAAAGAAAACAATAAGTCCAAAAGGAACTAAAGAATATACGTACAATAATCTTGGTCAATTAATCTCTCTAAAAGAATTGTCCACTGCTGATGGCGGGGAAGCAACCAATAAGTTGATTTCTTTCTCCTATGATGATAAAGGAAGACTCATTTCCAAAGCAGGAACTTCGAAAGGAAAATCATTCAGTTCAAATATTTCTTATGATCCACAGGGAAGGGTGTTATCATCTTCTGAAAACAGCAACGGGAAATATTTTATTCAGAAAGGTGTTACCTATGATGATAAAGCGAGGGTAATTTCCTATGAAAAACAGCTGTATTCTTCCGGTGTTCTTACAAAAGTTCAGATTGAAAATGTGTACAGCGCATGGAATGGAGAGCTTACACAAATAAAAGACAAAATAACGGGTAAGAGCCTGTGGGAACTTAAGGAAACCAATGCCAAAGGTCAGGTTGTGAGAGCTAAATTAGGAGCATCGGATATTAATAACACATATAATACTGCTACTGGTTTCTTAACGGAAATCAAGCATGTTTCTCCTGTACAAGGGATTTTAAATATTCGATATACTTTCGATGCTATTAAAAACGAGCTTAAGCTTAGGCAAACTTTAGGAGATTTTAATATTATTGAATCGTTTGATTATGATACAAACAACAGATTGATCAACTGGACGAATCCTGTAACAGGTATTAAACCTTCTTCAAACAGAAATATTTATGATGTGAAAGGAAGGATCATGGAAAACGATCAGGTAGGAACGATGAAGTATGAAAATTCGGCTAAAATTTATCAGCCAACAGGAATGACATTAAATGCCGCAGGAACTCAGAATTATAACAATGACCTAATCCAAAGCATTGTTTATAATGAAAATAATGACCCTGTTTTCATTGATGGAATGAAAGGAGATGTTGCCTTCCAGTATGGCTTGACCAGCATGAGACAAAGAGTGACGTATGGAGGGAACTTCAGCATTGACGGAGATGGGAAATTCACCAAGTTCTATAGTGAGGATGGAAGCTATGAAATTGTAAGAGATAATACAACCGGAAAAGAAAAGCATATTCTGTATATCGGAGGAAATCCTTATGAAAGCAATATCATCTATCTTAAAAATTATAATGAAACGGGAGGTTCTTATAAATTCTTGCACAAAGATTATATTGGCAGTATCTTAGCGATCAGTGATGAAGCTGGAAACAAGCTAGAGCAGAGACATTTTGATGCATGGGGAAACTTCACTCATCTACAAATTGGAAGCGGAGCAATTATTACCGATAAAAATATAATTGATAGCACTTCGTTATTAGTAGAAAGAGGTTACACTTCACATGAACATTTTGCAGAAGTAGGCATTATCCACATGAACGGGAGACTGTATGATCCGTTATTAAGAAGGTTCTTAAATGCTGATGAAAATATACAGGATCCTTATAATACCCAAAATTACAATAAGTATGGGTATGTGTTCAATAATCCATTGATGTTTAACGACCCTAGTGGAGAATGGATCGTTGAATCTGCATTTTTATCAGCAGTGATTATCGGAGCTATGGTAGCATCATTCAGCTATACGATTATGACTTCGATTAGTGGACAAGACTGGGATCTGGGCGGCTTCTTTAAATCTACATTATTTGGTGCAGCCTCTGCGGCTGTTACCTATGGTATAGGAAGTGTGTTTGTCACCTCGGCTGGTACTGCTACCCAAATTGCAACAGAGCTTGGGAAATTGGGAACTATTTTGGTACAGGGAACGGCACATGCTTTAGCACAGGGAATCATATCCTTAGTACAGGGACAAGGTTTTGAAAGCGCTTTTGTTTCAGGGCTTTTGGGAAGCTACGGTGCATCGGCATTTAGTGCTGTTGCTGGTAAATTTGCTAGCAGCGCAGTAGGAACGATTGCTTCTGGTGCTATTTTAGGAGGTGTAGGTTCTGAACTTACTGGAGGAAACTTCTGGCAAGGAGTTGCTATTGGAGGGTTTGTTGCTGGGTTTAGTCATGTAATGAATAGAATTGATACAGGATTAGATTATGCTGATGCTGATAGTAGTTCTGGAAGAGCAACTAATGATAATAAAGGAGATGTATTAAATTGGTTTAATGAGGGAGATGGCGGTTTATATAAAGTTGCACAAAACGATCCGGGTGTTCCAAAAGGAACGATTAGGATTTATGCACATGGAAATGCAAAAGGTATACAAGGAGCAGACAGATATTGGATTGATACACCGGAGAAATTTGATCGAGTTTTAATGGAACGAAGCCCAACATGGAGAAACTACAGAGAAAATGGAGGTGCTATAAAAATAGAATTAATGTCTTGTAACACTGGTGGAAAAAGTAATGGTATTGCAAGTAGAATTTCGAAATCTTTTATGTTTTCTACAGTTATGGCACCGAATAATTATTATGTTGCTGCGAGAAATGGGTCATGGAGCGGAGTTGCAGGTCAATATAATTTAATTAAGCCAGGAAGATGGAATTATTTTGTCAATGGGCAAAATATAAGAGGGATATATGATAAATACTTTTATAAAAAATGA
- a CDS encoding DUF6660 family protein codes for MNLLRWILAIYFMALSLMPCADVSHPQNSGKVASLSVQENHSNEKGDICSPLCACSCCQMTVSAFKMDPLLEIPEQVPAYFSKKILFHKNDFAYQVYDPIWQPPKV; via the coding sequence ATGAATCTCTTAAGATGGATACTGGCAATTTACTTTATGGCGTTATCATTAATGCCATGTGCTGACGTGTCTCATCCGCAGAATTCAGGGAAAGTAGCTTCCCTGAGTGTTCAGGAAAATCACTCAAATGAAAAAGGAGATATCTGTTCTCCGCTGTGTGCCTGCAGCTGTTGCCAGATGACGGTTTCAGCATTTAAGATGGATCCGTTATTGGAAATTCCGGAGCAGGTCCCGGCTTACTTTTCAAAGAAGATCTTATTCCATAAAAACGATTTTGCTTACCAGGTTTATGATCCTATCTGGCAGCCTCCTAAAGTTTAA